One window from the genome of Cyclobacterium amurskyense encodes:
- a CDS encoding aldose epimerase family protein: MKTSPLLALLVSGMVMACGQNTKEQAENEQKIEPKFLTAMEDSAFEKNVNGKEVKLYHLTNKNGMEMTVTNFGARVVELFAPDKNGKFEDVVLGYDNLDEYINTPGGYYGAPIGRYGNRIAGAKFTLDGKTYPLEANNGPNNLHGAPGGYHKVVWEVLEATDQKLAMKYVSPDGEAGFPGELTVYMDYYLTDDNEFKITYKATTDKPTIVNLTHHSFFNLNGHGEGNVRNHMLQLNADHFTPVDDTLIPLGDIKPVKGTPFDFSEPHLIGERIDDDNEQLKKGGGYDHNWVINREEGNKETIKTAAVWVPENGRKMEVFTDQPGVQVYTGNFMNGGGASKAGKSYGKQGAICLETQHYPDSPNQPSFPSVTVKPGDTYTHECIYKFSVIK, from the coding sequence ATGAAAACCTCACCTTTATTGGCCCTCTTGGTATCAGGAATGGTTATGGCTTGTGGGCAGAACACCAAAGAGCAAGCTGAGAATGAACAAAAAATAGAACCCAAATTTTTAACAGCAATGGAAGATTCAGCATTTGAGAAGAATGTAAATGGTAAAGAAGTAAAGTTATACCACCTTACCAATAAAAATGGTATGGAAATGACCGTTACCAATTTTGGTGCGAGAGTGGTAGAACTTTTTGCCCCGGATAAAAACGGAAAGTTTGAAGATGTGGTATTGGGATACGATAATTTGGATGAGTACATCAATACCCCAGGAGGGTACTATGGTGCTCCTATCGGAAGGTATGGCAATAGGATAGCAGGGGCGAAATTCACCCTTGATGGTAAAACGTATCCTTTGGAAGCCAACAATGGTCCTAACAACCTTCATGGAGCCCCAGGTGGTTATCATAAGGTAGTTTGGGAGGTTTTGGAAGCTACGGATCAGAAACTGGCGATGAAGTATGTGTCACCTGATGGAGAAGCAGGCTTTCCTGGTGAACTTACGGTTTATATGGATTATTACCTGACAGATGACAATGAGTTTAAGATTACCTACAAGGCGACTACAGACAAGCCTACAATAGTAAATCTTACGCACCATTCCTTCTTTAATCTTAATGGTCATGGAGAGGGGAATGTGAGGAATCATATGCTTCAACTCAATGCGGATCATTTTACGCCAGTTGATGATACCCTTATTCCTTTGGGTGATATCAAGCCGGTAAAAGGTACTCCATTTGATTTTAGCGAACCGCATCTAATTGGAGAGCGAATTGATGACGACAATGAACAACTTAAAAAAGGTGGTGGATACGATCACAATTGGGTTATCAATCGTGAGGAAGGAAATAAAGAAACCATTAAAACTGCAGCTGTTTGGGTGCCTGAAAATGGTCGTAAAATGGAGGTGTTTACTGATCAGCCAGGAGTTCAGGTGTATACTGGTAATTTTATGAACGGAGGGGGAGCTTCCAAAGCTGGTAAATCCTATGGAAAACAAGGTGCGATCTGTTTGGAAACGCAACATTACCCAGACTCTCCAAACCAACCTTCGTTCCCATCTGTAACAGTGAAACCTGGAGATACCTATACACATGAGTGTATTTATAAATTTTCAGTGATCAAATGA
- a CDS encoding SMP-30/gluconolactonase/LRE family protein has protein sequence MKALLNSSFFFISTLVLLSCSEKKTEDDNNAYLPIEVIRENDALNEIIAPGIKARIIGSGYEWTEGPLWLEKEQMLLFSEIPANNVHSWKEGGEPELYLHPAGLTSNDTRGGEVGSNGLLLDPNGNLVLCQHGDRRLARMNAPIDAPEPNYETVIGDFEGKPFNSPNDAIYDSQGNLYLTDPAYGLEFRMEDPKKAIDFQGVYRYTKEGQLELLLDSISRPNGIALTQDEKHLLIANSDPEKPYWYIYELDGENGLKNGKVFYDASSVQANEPGLPDGLKIKKDGTVIASGPGGLWIFDSNGLLLGRLKLDELVSNVALNENEDLLFLTADSYVLSIPLK, from the coding sequence ATGAAAGCACTTCTTAATTCAAGTTTCTTTTTCATTTCAACCCTTGTGCTTTTATCTTGTAGTGAAAAGAAAACCGAGGACGATAATAATGCCTATTTGCCCATAGAGGTCATTAGGGAAAATGATGCACTCAATGAGATAATTGCACCTGGGATAAAAGCAAGGATAATTGGATCTGGTTATGAATGGACAGAAGGTCCTTTATGGTTGGAAAAGGAACAGATGTTATTGTTTTCAGAAATACCGGCCAATAATGTGCATTCATGGAAGGAGGGGGGCGAACCGGAACTTTACTTACATCCGGCAGGCTTAACCTCAAATGATACCAGAGGTGGGGAAGTAGGTTCCAATGGTTTACTTCTAGATCCAAACGGAAATTTGGTTTTATGCCAACATGGGGACAGGCGTTTAGCTAGAATGAATGCCCCAATAGATGCTCCTGAGCCAAACTATGAAACGGTTATAGGTGATTTTGAAGGTAAACCCTTCAATAGTCCAAACGATGCCATTTATGATTCCCAGGGGAATCTTTACCTTACTGATCCAGCCTATGGACTGGAATTCAGGATGGAAGACCCTAAAAAGGCCATCGATTTTCAAGGTGTTTACAGGTATACCAAAGAGGGACAATTGGAATTGTTACTTGATAGTATTTCCCGACCCAATGGTATTGCCCTGACTCAAGATGAAAAGCATTTACTCATAGCCAATTCTGATCCAGAAAAACCCTATTGGTATATATATGAATTGGATGGGGAGAATGGGCTAAAAAATGGAAAGGTTTTTTATGATGCAAGTTCTGTTCAGGCAAATGAACCTGGATTACCAGATGGTTTAAAGATAAAAAAGGACGGTACTGTCATTGCCTCAGGGCCAGGTGGTCTTTGGATTTTTGATTCAAATGGCCTTTTGCTAGGTAGGTTAAAATTAGATGAATTGGTATCTAATGTAGCTTTAAATGAAAATGAAGACCTTTTGTTCCTTACCGCAGACAGCTACGTACTTAGTATTCCATTGAAATAA